A genomic window from Diospyros lotus cultivar Yz01 chromosome 2, ASM1463336v1, whole genome shotgun sequence includes:
- the LOC127795091 gene encoding germin-like protein subfamily T member 2: protein MAAMVTLSSSCVQLILCLSVLLLLPLPYSSADPEPLQDFCVADLNSSVSVNGFPCKPASEVSSEDFFFDGLINEGNTSNVFGANVTAGNVLAFPGLNTLGLSMNRVDFAPGGINPPHSHPRSTETGVVIKGKVLVGFVTTGNVFYSKVLTAGQMFVIPRGLVHFQMNNGTGKALILTAFNSQLPGTDVLPLTLFASKPSIPNDVLTKAFQVDEEVVNGIKSKFGV from the coding sequence ATGGCTGCCATGGTCACCCTCTCAAGCTCCTGCGTCCAGCTGATCCTCTGTTTAAGTGTCTTGCTCCTTTTACCCTTGCCTTACTCTTCTGCTGATCCTGAACCATTACAGGACTTCTGTGTTGCAGATCTTAATTCCTCTGTGAGTGTTAATGGCTTCCCCTGCAAACCAGCCTCAGAAGTGAGTTCAGAAGACTTCTTCTTCGACGGGCTGATCAACGAGGGCAACACAAGTAACGTATTCGGCGCGAATGTCACAGCCGGAAATGTTCTTGCATTCCCCGGTTTGAACACGCTAGGGCTATCCATGAATCGGGTTGACTTCGCTCCCGGTGGAATAAATCCACCTCACTCGCACCCTCGCTCAACAGAGACCGGCGTAGTGATTAAAGGGAAGGTTCTTGTAGGGTTTGTCACGACAGGGAATGTGTTCTACTCAAAGGTTCTGACTGCTGGGCAGATGTTTGTGATTCCCAGAGGGCTGGTTCACTTTCAGATGAATAATGGGACGGGGAAGGCCTTGATCCTTACTGCTTTCAACAGTCAACTACCAGGAACTGATGTCCTGCCCTTGACTCTTTTTGCTTCAAAACCATCTATACCTAATGATGTGTTGACAAAAGCATTCCAAGTAGATGAAGAGGTTGTCAATGGCATAAAATCCAAGTTTGGTGTCTAG